One Bradyrhizobium sp. CCGB12 genomic window carries:
- the gyrB gene encoding DNA topoisomerase (ATP-hydrolyzing) subunit B, translating to MTEPARQPAAENEPSIASEYGAESIRVLKGLDAVRKRPGMYIGDTDDGSGLHHMVYEVVDNAIDEALAGHASRVDVVLNADNSVTVRDDGRGIPVDIHKGEGISAAEVIMTQLHAGGKFDQNSYKVSGGLHGVGVSVVNALSSKLGLRIWRDDKEHYIEFAHGDAVAPLKVVGDAPGRRGTEVTFLASTETFKNIEYDFATLEHRLRELAFLNSGVNIALSDMRHAVEKREEMHYSGGVEEFVKYLDRNKKALVPAPIMVRSEANGIGVEAALWWNDSYHENVLCFTNNIPQRDGGTHLAGFRGALTRQVNGYAEANAKKEKIALTGDDCREGLTAVLSVKVPDPKFSSQTKDKLVSSEVRPVVENVLNEALQAWFEEHPSEAKMIVGKVIQAAAAREAARKARELTRKSPLSVSSLPGKLADCQEKDPAKSELFIVEGDSAGGSAKQGRNREFQAVLPLRGKILNVERVRPDKMLSSEQIGTLITALGTGISDEFSVEKLRYHKIIVMTDADVDGAHIRTLLLTFFYRQMRDIIDGGYLYIAQPPLYKVSRGKSEQYLKDERALEDYLIDAGLDDCVYIPGTGGDRSGRDLRALVDDARVVRSILRNLHSRYNRKVVEQAAITGVLNKSVYGNPENATAAAQYIATRLDSQAEEVERGWVGQFVEGQGFLFERTVRGVKEAAIIDDALLGSAEARKLDEYAPKLQDVYARSGKLRRKDSEHLVHGPSDLFEAVTESGRKGITLQRYKGLGEMNPEQLWETTLDTEVRSLLQVKVKEVDEADDIFTKLMGDVVEPRRDFIQEHSLSATIDI from the coding sequence ATGACAGAACCTGCTCGGCAGCCCGCTGCCGAAAACGAGCCCTCCATCGCGAGCGAATACGGCGCGGAATCGATCCGCGTGCTCAAGGGTCTCGATGCCGTCCGCAAGCGTCCGGGCATGTATATCGGCGACACCGACGACGGCTCGGGCCTGCACCACATGGTCTACGAGGTCGTCGACAACGCCATCGACGAGGCGCTGGCGGGCCACGCCTCGCGCGTCGATGTTGTGCTCAATGCCGACAATTCCGTCACGGTGCGTGACGATGGCCGCGGCATTCCCGTCGACATCCACAAGGGCGAAGGCATCTCGGCGGCCGAGGTCATCATGACCCAGCTCCACGCCGGCGGAAAGTTCGACCAGAACTCCTACAAGGTCTCCGGCGGCCTGCACGGCGTCGGCGTCTCCGTCGTCAATGCGCTCTCCAGCAAGCTCGGCTTGCGGATCTGGCGCGACGACAAGGAACATTACATCGAGTTCGCCCATGGCGATGCCGTCGCACCGCTGAAGGTGGTCGGCGACGCGCCGGGCCGGCGCGGCACCGAGGTGACGTTCCTCGCCTCGACCGAGACGTTCAAGAACATCGAATACGATTTCGCCACGCTCGAGCATCGCCTGCGCGAGCTCGCCTTCCTCAATTCCGGCGTCAACATCGCCCTCTCTGACATGCGTCACGCGGTCGAGAAGCGCGAGGAGATGCACTATTCCGGCGGCGTCGAGGAATTCGTCAAATATCTCGACCGCAACAAGAAGGCCCTGGTGCCCGCGCCGATCATGGTGCGCTCGGAAGCCAACGGCATCGGCGTCGAGGCCGCCTTGTGGTGGAACGACAGCTACCACGAGAACGTGCTGTGCTTCACCAACAACATTCCGCAGCGTGATGGCGGCACCCATCTGGCCGGCTTCCGCGGCGCGCTGACGCGCCAGGTCAACGGCTATGCCGAGGCCAACGCCAAGAAGGAAAAGATCGCGCTGACCGGCGACGACTGCCGCGAAGGCCTCACCGCGGTCCTGTCCGTGAAGGTGCCGGACCCCAAGTTTTCGTCGCAGACCAAGGACAAGCTGGTGTCCTCGGAAGTGCGTCCCGTGGTCGAGAACGTCCTCAACGAGGCGCTGCAGGCTTGGTTCGAGGAGCACCCGAGCGAAGCCAAGATGATCGTCGGCAAGGTGATCCAGGCCGCCGCCGCCCGCGAAGCCGCGCGAAAGGCGCGCGAGCTCACCCGCAAGAGCCCGCTCTCGGTCTCCTCGCTGCCCGGCAAGCTCGCCGACTGCCAGGAAAAGGATCCGGCAAAATCGGAGCTGTTCATCGTCGAGGGTGACTCGGCAGGCGGCAGCGCCAAGCAGGGCCGCAACCGTGAATTCCAGGCGGTGCTGCCGCTGCGCGGCAAGATCCTCAACGTCGAACGCGTCCGTCCCGACAAGATGCTGTCGAGCGAACAGATCGGCACGCTGATCACCGCGCTCGGCACCGGCATCAGCGACGAGTTTTCGGTCGAGAAGCTGCGCTATCACAAGATCATCGTGATGACGGACGCCGACGTCGACGGCGCCCACATCCGCACGCTGCTGCTGACCTTCTTCTACCGGCAGATGCGCGACATCATCGACGGCGGCTATCTCTATATCGCGCAGCCGCCGCTCTATAAGGTGTCACGCGGCAAGTCCGAGCAGTACCTGAAGGACGAGCGCGCGCTGGAAGACTATCTGATCGACGCCGGCCTCGACGACTGCGTGTACATCCCCGGCACCGGCGGCGACCGGTCCGGCCGCGATCTGCGCGCGCTGGTCGACGATGCCCGCGTCGTTCGCAGCATCCTTCGCAACCTGCATAGCCGCTATAACCGCAAGGTGGTCGAACAGGCCGCCATCACCGGTGTGCTGAACAAGTCGGTCTACGGCAATCCCGAGAACGCCACGGCCGCGGCGCAGTACATTGCGACCCGGCTGGACAGCCAGGCCGAGGAGGTCGAGCGCGGCTGGGTGGGTCAATTCGTCGAAGGCCAGGGCTTCCTGTTCGAGCGCACCGTGCGCGGCGTCAAGGAAGCGGCGATCATCGACGACGCGCTGCTCGGTTCGGCCGAAGCCCGCAAGCTCGACGAGTACGCGCCCAAACTCCAGGACGTCTACGCCCGCTCCGGCAAGCTGCGGCGGAAGGACAGCGAGCACCTGGTGCACGGTCCGTCCGACCTGTTCGAGGCGGTCACCGAGTCCGGGCGCAAGGGCATCACGCTGCAGCGCTACAAAGGCCTCGGCGAGATGAACCCCGAGCAGCTCTGGGAGACGACGCTCGATACCGAGGTGCGCTCGCTCCTGCAGGTGAAGGTCAAGGAGGTCGACGAGGCCGACGACATCTTCACCAAGTTGATGGGCGACGTGGTCGAGCCGCGCCGCGACTTCATCCAGGAACACTCGCTCAGCGCGACGATCGATATCTGA